Proteins from one Terriglobales bacterium genomic window:
- the accD gene encoding acetyl-CoA carboxylase, carboxyltransferase subunit beta: MAWFRRESGAIDTSGEKKVKTEGLWVKCDNCRKIIWKKDLDANLNVCPYCDKHFRIDARTRLSQLLDDGVYHIEDDNLISTDPLKFSDLKPYAGRLRQARKDTGFTDATINARGTLQSRPVIVSAMEYSFIGGSMGTVVGEVITRAVEKATNERIPLIVVSASGGARMMEGVVSLMQLAKISAALARMDDATVPYISVLTDPTTGGVTASYAMLGDLNIAEPGALIGFAGPRVIEQTIRQKLPEGFQRSEFLLEHGMLDAVVHRKDLKSYIARALDWMSPNGRTR, from the coding sequence ATGGCTTGGTTCAGACGAGAATCCGGCGCGATTGATACTTCGGGCGAGAAGAAGGTGAAGACCGAGGGTCTATGGGTGAAGTGTGACAACTGCCGGAAAATTATCTGGAAGAAAGATCTCGACGCCAACCTGAACGTCTGCCCCTATTGCGACAAGCACTTCCGCATCGACGCGCGCACCCGGCTATCGCAGCTGCTCGATGATGGGGTGTATCACATCGAAGATGACAATCTGATCAGCACCGATCCTCTGAAGTTTTCTGACCTGAAGCCCTACGCGGGACGCCTCCGGCAGGCGCGGAAAGATACCGGCTTTACCGACGCGACCATTAACGCTCGCGGCACGCTGCAAAGCCGCCCAGTGATCGTCAGCGCCATGGAGTATTCCTTCATCGGCGGAAGCATGGGCACGGTGGTGGGTGAGGTGATCACGCGTGCGGTTGAGAAGGCCACCAATGAGCGAATCCCATTAATCGTGGTTTCAGCTTCCGGTGGTGCGCGGATGATGGAGGGCGTCGTCAGCCTGATGCAGTTGGCGAAGATCTCCGCCGCCCTGGCACGCATGGACGACGCTACGGTGCCTTACATCTCGGTGCTCACCGACCCGACCACCGGCGGCGTTACCGCTTCCTACGCCATGCTGGGAGACCTGAATATCGCCGAGCCGGGTGCGCTCATCGGATTTGCCGGGCCACGAGTAATCGAGCAAACGATCCGTCAGAAGCTACCCGAAGGCTTTCAGCGCAGCGAATTTCTTCTGGAACACGGCATGCTTGACGCCGTGGTGCACCGCAAGGATCTGAAGTCCTATATTGCACGCGCGCTCGACTGGATGTCGCCCAACGGCCGGACTAGGTAA
- a CDS encoding folylpolyglutamate synthase/dihydrofolate synthase family protein produces MAPSYQSAVEQLYELGHELASTPSHKFDLAHMRVLLRALGDPQRNFRSVLIAGTNGKGSTAATLASILQAAGHRTGLYTSPHLMRVNERIRVDGKEITEPDFALSHDRTEHLANWLVSRGELPWHPSFFEMLTAMTFEHFARSGIEIGVLEVGMGGRLDATNVVEPLVSLITDISLDHQKFLGNTIAEIAAEKAGIIHEGGLVVTLPQHPQANDVIGRVVLERNATAVNAACYVPPVTPGVAGTVWDPRRQAEHWARSRYPLQVMGKEITVDSPLVGRHQLRNLALAIAAAEELNRLGISISPDAIERGIRETRWPGRFQVIPPSSGLPEMVFDVAHNPAGAWALRAALSERFEGRRITLLFGVLRDKAVGEIAEILFPLAEQVIATGVDNPRSASPEEIWDAAAKTGAEVATEPEFGKAMELAAKTATTSGLLVATGSIYLVGAALQWLKSR; encoded by the coding sequence ATGGCACCCAGCTACCAATCGGCAGTGGAGCAGTTGTACGAACTGGGACACGAACTGGCGAGCACGCCGTCCCACAAGTTCGATCTGGCCCATATGCGCGTGCTGCTGCGGGCATTAGGCGATCCACAGCGCAATTTCCGTTCGGTGCTGATCGCCGGAACCAATGGCAAAGGTTCAACCGCAGCTACCCTGGCGTCTATTCTTCAGGCCGCAGGTCATCGCACGGGACTGTACACTTCTCCGCACCTGATGCGGGTAAACGAGCGCATCCGCGTCGATGGGAAGGAAATCACCGAACCCGATTTTGCCTTGAGCCATGACCGCACCGAGCATCTGGCAAACTGGCTGGTCTCCCGCGGGGAACTTCCATGGCATCCCAGCTTTTTCGAGATGCTGACCGCGATGACCTTCGAGCATTTCGCGCGTAGCGGAATCGAGATCGGCGTGCTTGAGGTCGGCATGGGCGGAAGGCTCGATGCCACCAACGTGGTGGAACCGCTAGTTTCGCTAATCACCGATATATCTTTAGACCATCAGAAATTTCTCGGTAACACGATTGCTGAAATTGCCGCCGAGAAGGCCGGGATAATTCACGAGGGTGGACTGGTCGTGACTTTGCCACAGCATCCGCAAGCCAACGACGTGATTGGCCGAGTTGTGCTGGAACGCAATGCCACGGCAGTCAACGCTGCCTGCTACGTGCCACCTGTGACGCCCGGGGTAGCGGGAACGGTGTGGGATCCGCGCCGCCAGGCGGAGCACTGGGCGAGGAGCCGATATCCCCTCCAGGTGATGGGGAAAGAAATAACGGTGGATTCGCCGCTCGTGGGGCGGCATCAGTTGCGTAACCTGGCGCTGGCGATTGCCGCGGCCGAGGAGCTGAACCGACTTGGAATCTCGATCAGTCCCGATGCAATTGAGCGAGGAATTCGCGAGACCCGCTGGCCGGGAAGATTCCAGGTCATTCCACCCAGCTCGGGCTTGCCGGAGATGGTTTTCGATGTAGCTCACAATCCCGCCGGAGCATGGGCATTGCGCGCCGCACTTTCGGAGCGCTTCGAGGGTCGGCGGATCACTTTGCTCTTCGGTGTGCTGCGCGATAAGGCAGTTGGCGAAATTGCCGAAATCCTTTTTCCGCTGGCCGAGCAGGTGATCGCGACGGGGGTAGACAATCCGCGGTCAGCCAGCCCAGAGGAGATATGGGACGCCGCAGCAAAGACCGGGGCGGAAGTTGCTACTGAACCAGAGTTCGGCAAAGCTATGGAATTAGCCGCCAAAACCGCCACGACCAGCGGATTGCTAGTGGCGACGGGATCGATTTACCTGGTTGGAGCAGCCTTGCAGTGGCTAAAGAGCCGCTGA